From one Actinomycetes bacterium genomic stretch:
- a CDS encoding 2-oxoacid:acceptor oxidoreductase subunit alpha — protein sequence MSKPVQVLDRVTIRFAGDSGDGMQLTGDRFTSETAAFGNDLSTLPDFPAEIRAPAGSIAGVSGFQVHFANYDILTPGDAPNVLVAMNPAALKANLRDVPKGATIIVNTDAFTTRNLEKAGYASNPLDDGTLGDYAVHAVALTSMTTEALKEFDVTKKEAERAKNMFALGLMSWLYHRPTESTIAFLERKFASRPVIAKANVRAFKAGYHFGETTETFAVSYEVRPAPLAKGTYRNISGNLALSYGLIAASRLSGLPLFLGAYPITPASDILHELSRHKHFGVRTFQAEDEIAGVGAALGAAFGGSLGVTTSSGPGIALKAETIGLAVSLELPLLVVDIQRGGPSTGLPTKTEQADLLQVMFGRNGEAPVPVVAAATPSDCFHAAIEAARIALKYRTPVVLLSDGYLGNGSEPWLIPDVASLPDISVAFATEPNHGDDYWPYLRDERTLARPWAVPGTPGLEHRIGGLEKADGTGTISYDPENHDRMVQLRAAKVAGIATDIPPLEVDHQEDARLLVLGWGSTYGPIGAAVRQVRAQGLQVDQAHLRHLNPFPANTGEVLRRYDQVLIPEMNMGQLRMLVRAEFLVDATGYNRVRGLPLKAEELEHVIVEMLEGADRS from the coding sequence ATGTCCAAGCCGGTCCAGGTACTGGATCGCGTCACGATTCGCTTCGCCGGCGACTCCGGTGACGGCATGCAGCTCACTGGAGACCGCTTCACCAGCGAGACCGCAGCATTCGGCAACGACCTGTCCACCCTGCCCGACTTCCCGGCCGAGATCCGCGCCCCGGCCGGCTCGATCGCCGGGGTGAGCGGGTTCCAGGTCCACTTCGCCAACTACGACATCCTGACTCCCGGGGACGCGCCCAACGTGCTGGTCGCGATGAACCCGGCGGCGCTCAAGGCGAACCTGCGCGACGTGCCGAAAGGCGCCACGATCATTGTCAACACCGATGCATTCACCACGCGCAACCTGGAAAAGGCCGGGTATGCGTCGAACCCGCTGGACGACGGCACGCTGGGCGACTACGCCGTTCACGCGGTCGCGCTGACCTCGATGACCACCGAGGCGCTCAAGGAATTCGACGTCACGAAGAAGGAGGCTGAGCGGGCGAAGAACATGTTCGCCCTCGGCCTGATGTCGTGGTTGTACCACCGACCGACCGAGTCGACGATCGCGTTCCTGGAGAGGAAGTTCGCGTCCCGGCCGGTGATCGCCAAGGCGAACGTGCGCGCGTTCAAGGCGGGTTACCACTTCGGGGAGACCACCGAGACGTTCGCGGTGTCCTACGAGGTGCGGCCGGCGCCGCTGGCCAAGGGGACCTACCGCAACATCTCCGGCAACCTGGCGCTGTCCTATGGGCTGATCGCGGCGAGCAGGCTGTCGGGTCTGCCGCTGTTCCTGGGTGCCTACCCGATCACCCCGGCGTCCGACATCCTGCACGAGCTGTCGCGCCACAAGCACTTCGGGGTGCGCACCTTCCAGGCCGAGGACGAGATCGCGGGAGTTGGCGCCGCCCTGGGCGCGGCGTTCGGCGGGTCGCTGGGGGTGACCACGTCGAGCGGGCCTGGGATCGCGCTGAAGGCCGAGACGATCGGGCTGGCGGTCTCGCTGGAGCTGCCGCTGCTGGTGGTCGACATCCAGCGGGGTGGGCCCTCGACCGGGCTGCCGACCAAGACCGAGCAGGCCGACCTGCTCCAGGTGATGTTCGGGCGCAACGGCGAGGCGCCGGTCCCGGTGGTGGCCGCGGCCACCCCGAGCGACTGCTTCCACGCCGCCATCGAGGCGGCCCGGATCGCGTTGAAGTACCGCACCCCGGTGGTCCTGCTGTCCGACGGCTACCTGGGCAACGGGTCGGAGCCGTGGCTGATCCCGGACGTGGCGTCGCTGCCCGACATCTCGGTGGCGTTCGCGACCGAGCCGAACCACGGCGACGACTACTGGCCCTACCTGCGGGACGAGCGGACGCTGGCCCGCCCGTGGGCGGTCCCGGGTACGCCGGGGCTTGAGCACCGCATCGGCGGGCTCGAGAAGGCGGACGGGACCGGCACGATCTCCTACGACCCCGAGAACCATGACCGCATGGTGCAGCTGCGTGCCGCCAAGGTGGCCGGGATCGCCACGGACATCCCGCCGCTGGAGGTGGACCATCAGGAGGACGCACGGCTGCTGGTGCTCGGGTGGGGGTCGACGTACGGCCCGATCGGGGCGGCGGTGCGCCAGGTGCGCGCCCAGGGCCTGCAGGTGGACCAGGCCCACCTGCGTCACCTGAACCCGTTCCCGGCCAACACCGGCGAGGTGCTGCGCCGCTACGACCAGGTGCTGATCCCCGAGATGAACATGGGGCAGCTCCGCATGCTGGTCCGGGCCGAGTTCCTGGTCGACGCGACGGGCTACAACCGCGTCCGCGGGCTGCCGCTCAAGGCTGAGGAGCTCGAGCACGTGATCGTTGAGATGCTCGAAGGAGCCGACCGTTCATGA
- a CDS encoding 2-oxoacid:ferredoxin oxidoreductase subunit beta has translation MTVTNQQAGTATVTGTTNGAVRLAHGGGVEPRRLTAKDFKSDQEVRWCPGCGDYAILAAVQGFMPSLGVPRERIVFVSGIGCSSRFPYYMNTYGMHSIHGRAPAIATGLSVSRPDLSVWVITGDGDALSIGGNHLIHALRRNVNLKILLFNNQIYGLTKGQYSPTSERGKVTKSTPMGSLDWPFNPLSVALGAEATFVARSIDSDRQHLTEVLGKAAAHRGTAFIEVYQNCNIFNDGAFDLLKEADTKPDNQIRLRHGEPVRFGRDGEHGVRLTAQGSVELVEVAEVGEDALLVHDEHHEDPSLAFMLSRLSHAAKGPTPIGVFRNIERPVYDELMADQLERATAKQGAGDLGKLLHGGDTWRIS, from the coding sequence ATGACCGTCACCAACCAGCAGGCCGGCACCGCTACCGTGACCGGCACCACCAACGGCGCGGTGCGGCTCGCCCACGGGGGCGGGGTGGAGCCGCGCAGGCTGACCGCCAAGGACTTCAAGAGCGACCAGGAGGTGCGCTGGTGCCCGGGCTGCGGGGACTACGCCATCCTTGCGGCCGTGCAGGGCTTCATGCCGTCACTGGGCGTGCCGCGCGAGCGCATCGTGTTCGTGTCGGGCATCGGCTGCTCGTCGCGGTTCCCGTACTACATGAACACCTACGGGATGCACTCGATCCACGGCCGCGCCCCGGCGATCGCCACCGGGTTGTCGGTGAGCCGTCCCGACCTGTCGGTCTGGGTCATCACCGGTGACGGCGACGCCCTGTCGATCGGCGGCAACCATCTGATCCATGCGCTGCGGCGCAACGTCAACTTGAAGATCCTGCTGTTCAACAACCAGATCTACGGGCTCACCAAGGGGCAGTACTCCCCCACCAGCGAGCGGGGCAAGGTCACCAAGTCGACCCCGATGGGGTCGCTGGACTGGCCGTTCAACCCGCTGAGCGTCGCCCTGGGGGCGGAGGCCACGTTCGTGGCCCGGTCGATCGACTCCGACCGCCAGCACCTCACCGAGGTGCTGGGCAAGGCCGCGGCGCACCGCGGCACCGCCTTCATCGAGGTCTACCAGAACTGCAACATCTTCAACGACGGCGCGTTCGACCTGCTCAAGGAGGCCGACACCAAGCCGGACAACCAGATCCGGCTGCGGCACGGCGAGCCGGTCCGGTTCGGCCGGGACGGCGAGCACGGTGTGCGCCTGACCGCGCAGGGGTCGGTGGAGCTGGTGGAGGTGGCCGAGGTCGGCGAGGACGCCCTGCTGGTCCACGACGAGCACCACGAGGACCCGAGCCTGGCGTTCATGCTGAGCCGTCTGTCCCACGCAGCGAAGGGCCCGACCCCGATCGGGGTGTTCCGCAACATCGAGCGGCCGGTCTACGACGAGCTCATGGCCGACCAGCTCGAGCGGGCGACCGCCAAGCAGGGTGCCGGCGACCTGGGCAAGCTGCTCCACGGCGGGGACACGTGGCGGATCTCCTGA
- a CDS encoding HRDC domain-containing protein yields the protein MSAAARPAASASAAGASHSAAGASHSAAGASHSAGTSRSAAGASRAAGEVPRLDPAALAGAARAAGRIGLDTEFMSEGRYRALLCLVGVAVPDPAGSGTPLVELIDPLAGGLDPAPLAGVLADPEIEVVVHAGRQDVALLRRVWGTELRGIFDTQVAAGFAGFGAQTGYGGLLADALGLRVAKSASFTRWDVRPLTPEQVAYAREDVAHLLPLADALRRRLVTSGRLEWALEECRRLEGASDERDPDTAYQRLPRVASLGPAARAIARELAAWRERTASAEDRPVGTVLADAPLVEVAKRRPVGLPGLEKIRGIQPSTLRRRGDAILAAVARGLAADPLPAENGERLDSTHADVPVIALAEALVRARALDAGLAYELVAGRADLAQIVAAARRAGMPEPAVRTLQGWRRDLVGAELLDLLAGRRSLAVDPAGRVVISTRAGMDGGR from the coding sequence GTGAGCGCGGCGGCCCGACCGGCCGCCAGCGCCTCGGCTGCAGGGGCCTCGCACTCGGCGGCGGGGGCCTCGCACTCGGCGGCGGGGGCCTCGCACTCGGCGGGGACGTCGCGCTCGGCGGCGGGGGCCTCGCGCGCTGCAGGCGAGGTTCCTCGGCTCGACCCGGCTGCCCTGGCCGGCGCGGCCAGGGCAGCCGGGCGGATCGGGCTGGACACCGAGTTCATGTCCGAGGGTCGCTACCGGGCCCTGCTGTGCCTGGTCGGCGTGGCGGTCCCCGACCCGGCCGGCTCGGGGACGCCGCTGGTGGAGCTGATCGACCCGCTCGCCGGTGGCCTGGACCCGGCGCCGCTGGCCGGCGTGCTCGCCGACCCCGAGATCGAGGTGGTCGTCCACGCCGGCCGGCAGGACGTCGCCCTGCTCCGCCGGGTCTGGGGCACCGAGCTCCGCGGCATCTTCGACACCCAGGTCGCGGCCGGTTTCGCCGGATTCGGCGCCCAGACCGGCTACGGTGGCCTGCTCGCCGACGCGCTCGGCCTGCGGGTGGCCAAGTCGGCCAGCTTCACCCGCTGGGACGTCCGGCCGCTCACCCCCGAGCAGGTGGCCTACGCCCGCGAGGACGTCGCCCACCTGCTGCCCCTGGCCGACGCGCTGCGGCGGCGGCTGGTGACGAGTGGGCGGCTGGAATGGGCGCTCGAGGAGTGCCGCCGCCTGGAGGGAGCCAGCGACGAGCGCGACCCGGACACGGCCTACCAGCGGCTGCCGCGGGTGGCGTCGCTCGGCCCGGCGGCGCGCGCGATCGCCCGCGAGCTGGCCGCCTGGCGGGAGCGGACCGCCTCCGCCGAGGACCGGCCGGTCGGCACCGTCCTGGCTGACGCACCCCTGGTGGAGGTGGCCAAGCGCCGCCCGGTAGGGCTGCCCGGGCTCGAGAAGATCCGCGGGATCCAGCCGTCGACGCTGCGGCGGCGGGGCGACGCGATCCTGGCCGCGGTCGCGCGCGGGCTGGCCGCCGACCCGCTACCGGCCGAGAACGGCGAGCGGCTGGACTCGACCCATGCCGACGTGCCGGTGATCGCCTTGGCCGAGGCGCTGGTGCGGGCCCGGGCGCTCGACGCGGGCCTGGCCTACGAGCTGGTCGCCGGGCGGGCCGACCTGGCCCAGATCGTGGCGGCCGCCCGCCGGGCCGGGATGCCCGAGCCGGCCGTCCGCACCCTGCAGGGCTGGCGCCGGGACCTCGTCGGCGCCGAGCTGCTCGACCTGCTGGCTGGCCGCCGCTCCCTGGCCGTGGACCCCGCCGGCCGGGTCGTGATCAGCACTCGGGCGGGGATGGACGGAGGTCGCTGA